TGCACGGTAAATCCGTTGCCCTTTCGAAGAAAATTTTTCTTCGTATTCTGTCATTATGTTTCCTTCTATTCCACTGTTATGCAAATCGAGACTGACGTCGGTCAGAAGTAATCCGTATTCAGAAAAGCTTTTCAAGGAGTATTCAAAAAGCCCTTGGTTATCCGTTTTAAAATGGATTGCTCCTTTTCCGCCAAGTATTTTTTCATATTGCTTTAAAAAGTAAGAATGGGTCAAACGGCGTTTCTCGTGACGTTTTTTCGGCCAAGGATCTGAAAAATTCAAGTAGATTCGATCCACTTCGCCTTCTTCAAAAATATCAGTAAGTGAATCAGCGTTCATGTTGATCATTTTAACATTTTGCAGCCCCATATCCTGTATCTTTTTTGCTGCAGTTACGATCACACTTTTTGCCAACTCGATCCCAATATAATTGATATCTTGATTTTGTTTTGCCATTCCCGTAATAAATTGGCCTTTTCCGGTCCCCACTTCGA
This window of the Bacillus gobiensis genome carries:
- the trmB gene encoding tRNA (guanosine(46)-N7)-methyltransferase TrmB; this encodes MRMRNKPWADDFLRENSDVVISDPETLNGQWENVFTANQPLHIEVGTGKGQFITGMAKQNQDINYIGIELAKSVIVTAAKKIQDMGLQNVKMINMNADSLTDIFEEGEVDRIYLNFSDPWPKKRHEKRRLTHSYFLKQYEKILGGKGAIHFKTDNQGLFEYSLKSFSEYGLLLTDVSLDLHNSGIEGNIMTEYEEKFSSKGQRIYRAEVEWRS